The Staphylococcus saprophyticus subsp. saprophyticus ATCC 15305 = NCTC 7292 genome contains the following window.
GCTGTCTGTATACATATGAAAGATAACATTTGTAGATCCTATCATGTTAAAGACTAAAGATTGTATCGAAACATAGCCACCAATGATCGTTTTGGTTGAGGGGGTTTAAGTTTTAATTTTGGGAGAAAACTTAGGTTATTTGGTTTCAACTTATATTTCGTGAACATGATATTAACAAACATTATCCAGAGCTCGATAATTTCTTCGCATAAGGGGTTACAAAGCAATATCAAATTTAATGCCATCACACCGTCTCTGTGTCATGCAACATTCATCCGTTTCATCATATGCTTACAAGCTTACTTAGTATCTTTTTTAAGTTATGGAGTCTGACATGTATCACGTTTGTTTTATATACTGTGTATCTATGCTGTTTGACGTCATAAACCCTTCGTGAAGACTTACGTTAAAGTATTTGTCTGCTTAGGTAATCAGTGCACATAACCCTCTACAAACCCTATTATAATACGCCACGACCTATGCGCAAAATACATAGTTGGAATAATGAAAATTCCCTATCAGCATACGTAATTTTGGATGATTTCATATCACGTTAATTATATGGCATTATCTATAACTTTTTAAAAAGTTAATCCATTCGCGCGTGACGTAATTGATATAACTTTCCTTTTTCCAAATGATACCTAAGTTCCAATTCACATCTGCACCCGTTATTTCGATACCAGTGATATCTTTATTTAAAATACTCACAATACTCTCAGGTAAGATACTCACTCCGATACCATCTAAAATCATATTTTCAATAAACGTGATTTGTGCCATTTTCGCTACCACTTTTGGATGGAAGCCTACTTTTCGACAGCTCTCAATAATTTGATCTTTAATATAATAATCATCATGAAACATGATAAAACGTTCATTCTTCAAATCTCCTAAATATACGGCGGATTGCTTTGCATACTTAGAATTTTTATCAACTACGAGCATTAATTTCTCCTTATATAAAGGGACTGCGTGATAAATGTCATCGTCGACTGGCAATGTTGTAATACCAACGTCAATTTCATCATTATTTAAATAAAATTCAACCGCTTTACCGCCGCCTTCAACTACTTCATACGTCACATTCGGATACATACTGTGAAATTGATTCAAACTTTCTGTGAACAAACGTACATCCATAATTGCTGAGACGCCTAGCCTGATATGACCACGCTCTATGTTTGTGACATCATCCATTTCAAGTGATAAATCATCTAATATCGCTAATGCTTCTACGCACTTATCGTAAAATATTTGACCGATATCGGTTAAAATAATATGTTTCTTTCTTCTATCAAACAACGTGACATTAAATTCGTCTTCAATACTTTTAATATTTTTACTAATTGTAGACTGTGCAATATATAAATGTTTTGAAGCCCGAGTCATGCCACCATTTTTTACAACTTCAACAAAATATTTCATTTGCTTAATTTCCATTTTAATCTCCTCTGAATTACCCTTTGTTTAACTTATAATTATACGCCTTTATTGCGCTACTTTAAATACTTAATCACTTCTCTGGCAGAATCTGAAATTACTTTATCATTAGGTTTCGCATCTTTTTGATCTTGTTTGGAATAAATTGCTAAAATAATTGGCTTATCCTGTCCTTTAGGATAAATAAAAGCAAGATCGTTACGTGTTGCATATGTTAAAGCTTGTCCGCTTTTGTCACCAACTGTATAACTGTTAGGCATGCCCGCTTTAATCAAAGTATCACCTGTCTTATTTTCTATCATTGTTTGTTTTAACAATGATAAGTTAGATTCATTCATTTCATTACTAGTTAAAATACTATTTAGCGTTTGTGCAGCAGCTCGTGGTGTCGTTGTGTCTGCCTTGCTATTTGGATCAAAATAATTTAATTCTGGCTCCAATCTTTGTGGTTCCGAAACATCATCACCTAATTGCACCAACTCATGTTTTAAACCGTTGACGCCACCCAATTCTTGCATAATTTTATTATTTGCCGTGTTATCACTCTGCAACATAGATGCTTTAATTAAAGCCTTTAATGACATTGTTTTACCTATGTATTGTTCAGTCACTGGTGAATTTGCCACAATCTCTGATTCATTGATTTCAACTTTTTTATTCAATTCTGATGGAGCTACTTTATTCAATAATATACCACTGGCTATAGCTTTATATGTTGACGCAAAAGTAAATCGCTCATCCGCATTATGTTGATATGCTTTGCCATTTTCCGTATTAATCCCATAAATCCCTACTTTAGTATTGTATTCATTTTCTATTTGCTCTATATCTTTAGCAAAAGTTGTATTATGCATCGATGATAAGCCTATTAAACACACACTACTCAAAACAAACGCAATAAACCATTTCTTTATATATTGATTTATCATTGAAAATCCCCTTTTTTTAAATTTAAAAATTTTTATCTATTTATAATTATAACTTTAATATCTTTATTAAGAAAATCATAAAAAGCGAGAAAGAAACCAAATATTCACATTTGATTTCTCAATCTCGCTCATAAACAAATACTTAAATGACTCGTATATGACTTGGGCTTTCCGATACAATCATTAATCTTCAAAATTAATCATTATCTTCATTAATTTATCATTTTTATCAAAATATGCTGTGTATATACCTGCATTGGTTTGATATTCTAATAATGTGCCTTCGTCTGCTTCACCTTTATTAACAATTTGATTAGAGACATGTGCTTCTTTAAATGTATCCTTAGATATTGTATTAGGTTTTGTTAAAAATGTAATACCGACTACTTCATCGCTACTATTGAAATCAACAGTTGTATCGTAAACTTGTTCACTGCGAACAGGTTCTCTATCTGTATGCGGATTAACCTTGTAGCCATTAATTGTCACATTGTCATATTTTAATGCACGCACAAAATTATAATCTTGCGTGAAGGACGGATCATAAGTCGTATAACCTTCGTAGCTATACCAAGGTGTTTGTGCTTTCAAATCTGTTGTACCTTGTGTACTTGCACCACTAGCGCCACCCTCACCATGCCCCCATTTTTGTACTTGCTCTGCTGCTTGCGTATCCGTGTTATTCGTTGAAATATAAGCTGCTGAAGATCCGACAACAAGCGTCGATACAACGACGGTTGCTGAAAGTAATTTCCCTACTTTGTTCATTTAATCTCACTTCCAATCATTATAACCATTGTTTAGATACCTTTTATTGTCCGATTGTCACTTCCATTAATCTGTCATTTTGATCAAAGAATGCTATATAGAAACCATCATTCGTCGCATATTTGACATATGAACCATCTTTATTACCTAATTTACCTTCCTCGGTAATTTCATTAGATGCATGCGCTTTTTTGAATGTCGCTTTAGATACTGAATCTGGTTTCGTGAAGAAAGTGATTTGTACGACTTCGTTATCACTATTAAATTCTACTGTCGTATCATAAACTTTCTTATTATGGTCAAACTCTTTCTTAGCATCTGTATCTACTTTATAACCATCAATTGAAACGTTGTCATATTTTAATGCACGCACGAAGTTATAATCTTGTGTGAAGGACGGATCATAAGTCGTATAACCTTCATAGTTATACCAAGGTGTTTGTGCTTTTAAATCTGCAGTACCTTGGGCACTTGCACCGCTTGCGCCACCTTCACCATGGCCCCATTTTTGTACTTGCTCTGCTGCTTGTGTATCCGTACTATTCGTTGAAATATAAGCTGCTGAAGATCCGACAACAAGCGTCGATACAACGACGGTTGCTGAAAGTAATTTTCCTACTTTACGCATAATAAATCACTCCTCATTTTTTGAATCCCTTTTGGCGAAACATGAGCAATACATAATGCATTCAAACACTAGTACATCAATTCATCCCTATTAGCAAGTTAACTTTCATATTACGAGAAAGAAACCCTAAGCAAAGTTACATTTACATATGATATAGACACATACAATGGATACGATTTCTATAAGAAAATAAATGAATTATTTCTAAATCACCCCTTAGTCTGTATTTCCCTATTGACAAAAGTGTAATAATTCACTTTAATCATACACCAAATATATATAATTGCAAGAATATATAAGATATTTAATCAACTCATTCACCTTTCCTATTATTATAATGAAAGCGGTTTATTGTCATTATGATTAATTTGTTTTAAAATGAATCTCATAGTCTGAATTAATTTTTTTAATAAATCATATTTTATCGATAAACACAAATCGTTCTATATCGATACTATACATAAGGGGGAGCTTCAAGTGACAACACAAGACTATCAACTATTGATTATTACAGTGATAAGTATTTTATTTCTCATCTTTTTAATCACTTCAAAATTAAAATTCCATCCACTACTTGCATTACTACTAACCGCAATCTTTGTCGGTTTCACTTCTGGATTAGACATTGATAAAATTGTTAAATCTATAGAAACTGGGGCTGGTTCAACACTCGGTGAAACGGGCGTAACCATCGCGTTAGGTGCCATGCTAGGTAAGATACTTTCTGATTCAGGTGCCAGCGACAAAATTGCATCTTCGATACTACACAATGCGTCTTACAAAAAATTACCATGGATGATGGCGTTAGCTGCGTTTATTATTGGGATTCCAATGTTTTTCGAAGTTGGTTTAATTATGCTACTGCCACTGATTTTTACAATTGCTAAAAAATTAGAAGATGAACATAAAATGAAAGGATCAGCCTATGTAGCCATCGGTGTGCCTGTTATAGCGGCATTAGCAACGATGCATGGTATGGTGCCACCACACCCTGGACCACTAATTTCAGTGAATCAGTTTGGTGCGAATATCGGGATAACTATGGTACTTGGTGTCATATGTGCAATTCCAACCATTATCATTGCTGGTCCACTTTACGGTAAATTTATTACACCACGATTATCTGTGAAGCCAAATCAAGATTTGTTAAATCAATATACGAATGACAACAACGAAAACACTCAAGCACCATCAACATTCATAGCCTTTTCTACTATATTAGTTCCAGTGATTATGATGTTATTACATGCCATTGCTGGTATCTTTTTTGGAGAAAAAACATTACAATACAAGATTTTCGAATTCTTCGGAAGCCCAATCATCGCTATGTTTGTGGGTGTCCTTTATGCCATTATCGTTCTCGGCTATTTAAAACATCGCGACACACAAAAAATTCGAGATGCTTTAGGTAGTAGTTTGAAACCTATCGCCGGTATCATGCTAATCATTGCGGGTGGTGGCGCATTCGGTCAAGTCCTTGAAGATTCTGGCGTAGGTACGGCAATTGTTCACCTTGCAGACAATTTCTCATTATCTGCATTATTAATGGGATGGGTCGTTGCTGCATTATTATCTATATCAACAGGTTCCGCAACCGTTGGTATTGTTGGCGCAACCAATTTACTTTACCCATTGATTCAAGCAGATCCAAGTATCAATAAAGAATTATTAACGATCGCTATTGGTTCTGGCTCTTTATTCTTTAACTACGTAAATCATGGTGGCTTCTGGTTAGTCAAAGAATCCTTTGGTATGTCTATG
Protein-coding sequences here:
- the cidR gene encoding cidABC operon transcriptional activator CidR, with protein sequence MEIKQMKYFVEVVKNGGMTRASKHLYIAQSTISKNIKSIEDEFNVTLFDRRKKHIILTDIGQIFYDKCVEALAILDDLSLEMDDVTNIERGHIRLGVSAIMDVRLFTESLNQFHSMYPNVTYEVVEGGGKAVEFYLNNDEIDVGITTLPVDDDIYHAVPLYKEKLMLVVDKNSKYAKQSAVYLGDLKNERFIMFHDDYYIKDQIIESCRKVGFHPKVVAKMAQITFIENMILDGIGVSILPESIVSILNKDITGIEITGADVNWNLGIIWKKESYINYVTREWINFLKSYR
- the bla gene encoding class A beta-lactamase, whose protein sequence is MINQYIKKWFIAFVLSSVCLIGLSSMHNTTFAKDIEQIENEYNTKVGIYGINTENGKAYQHNADERFTFASTYKAIASGILLNKVAPSELNKKVEINESEIVANSPVTEQYIGKTMSLKALIKASMLQSDNTANNKIMQELGGVNGLKHELVQLGDDVSEPQRLEPELNYFDPNSKADTTTPRAAAQTLNSILTSNEMNESNLSLLKQTMIENKTGDTLIKAGMPNSYTVGDKSGQALTYATRNDLAFIYPKGQDKPIILAIYSKQDQKDAKPNDKVISDSAREVIKYLK
- the isaB gene encoding immunodominant staphylococcal antigen IsaB family protein, encoding MNKVGKLLSATVVVSTLVVGSSAAYISTNNTDTQAAEQVQKWGHGEGGASGASTQGTTDLKAQTPWYSYEGYTTYDPSFTQDYNFVRALKYDNVTINGYKVNPHTDREPVRSEQVYDTTVDFNSSDEVVGITFLTKPNTISKDTFKEAHVSNQIVNKGEADEGTLLEYQTNAGIYTAYFDKNDKLMKIMINFED
- the isaB gene encoding immunodominant staphylococcal antigen IsaB family protein, whose product is MRKVGKLLSATVVVSTLVVGSSAAYISTNSTDTQAAEQVQKWGHGEGGASGASAQGTADLKAQTPWYNYEGYTTYDPSFTQDYNFVRALKYDNVSIDGYKVDTDAKKEFDHNKKVYDTTVEFNSDNEVVQITFFTKPDSVSKATFKKAHASNEITEEGKLGNKDGSYVKYATNDGFYIAFFDQNDRLMEVTIGQ
- a CDS encoding GntP family permease — translated: MTTQDYQLLIITVISILFLIFLITSKLKFHPLLALLLTAIFVGFTSGLDIDKIVKSIETGAGSTLGETGVTIALGAMLGKILSDSGASDKIASSILHNASYKKLPWMMALAAFIIGIPMFFEVGLIMLLPLIFTIAKKLEDEHKMKGSAYVAIGVPVIAALATMHGMVPPHPGPLISVNQFGANIGITMVLGVICAIPTIIIAGPLYGKFITPRLSVKPNQDLLNQYTNDNNENTQAPSTFIAFSTILVPVIMMLLHAIAGIFFGEKTLQYKIFEFFGSPIIAMFVGVLYAIIVLGYLKHRDTQKIRDALGSSLKPIAGIMLIIAGGGAFGQVLEDSGVGTAIVHLADNFSLSALLMGWVVAALLSISTGSATVGIVGATNLLYPLIQADPSINKELLTIAIGSGSLFFNYVNHGGFWLVKESFGMSMGETFKTITIVQSIVGICGLIMVLLLNAIIGLF